A section of the Malania oleifera isolate guangnan ecotype guangnan chromosome 2, ASM2987363v1, whole genome shotgun sequence genome encodes:
- the LOC131148087 gene encoding uncharacterized mitochondrial protein AtMg00810-like, producing MSFPLGFHSKGEQYQIVHSQREQVVHSQGEQQTHLVCKLNKSLYGLKQASRMWFSKFSNALIDFGLVQSKADYSLFTRQQGDSFIVLLVYVDDVLIASNDQKGVEDFKILLDQKFKLKDLGSLRYFLGLEVARIAKGIFLCQRKYALEILEDVGLLGCKPAKVPMDPTLKLSKYEGDVLNDPSQYRRLVGRLLYLTITRPDITFVVHKLSQFMAQPRKPHYAAALKVLHYIKNEPGKGVFFSAKSELHVKGFSDADWASCSDTRRSVTGFCIFLGDSLISWKSKKQATVSRSSAEAEYRAMAVATCEIVWILYLLKDLQIKHDREAILFCDSQSALHIGSNPVFHERTKHIEVDCHIVRDKVLAKVIKLNHVRTHCQLVDLLTKALGYKQFLELLSKMGLINICSLSIHLEGEYKNQPKFNNNSRASA from the coding sequence atgtctTTTCCACTAGGTTTTCACAGCAAGGGGGAGCAATATCAGATTGTTCACAGCCAGAGGGAGCAGGTTGTTCACAGCCAGGGGGAGCAGCAAACTCACTTGGTTTGTAAGCTAAATAAATCACTCTATGGGCTTAAACAGGCTTCTAGAATGTGGTTTTCTAAGTTTTCAAATGCCTTAATTGATTTTGGCCTTGTTCAATCCAAGGCTGATTATTCTTTATTCACTAGGCAACAAGGAGATTCATTTATTGTGTTgctagtgtatgttgatgatgttCTCATAGCAAGCAATGATCAAAAGGGAGttgaagattttaaaatactgTTAGATCAGAAGTTCAAGTTGAAAGATTTAGGGAGTTTGCgatattttcttggtttggagGTAGCAAGAATAGCTAAGGGCATTTTCTTGTGTCAAAGGAAGTATGCTCTAGAAATTTTGGAAGATGTTGGCTTACTAGGATGCAAACCTGCAAAAGTTCCAATGGATCCTACTTTAAAACTTAGCAAATATGAAGGTGATGTGCTGAATGATCCAAGTCAATATAGAAGATTGGTTGGCAGATTGTTATACTTAACTATTACTAGGCCTGACATTACATTTGTTGTTCATAAGCTTAGTCAGTTCATGGCACAACCTAGAAAGCCTCATTATGCAGCTGCTCTTAAGGTACTTCATTACATAAAAAATGAACCAGGGAAAGGAGTATTTTTTTCTGCAAAATCAGAACTACATGTCAAAGGATtcagtgatgcagattgggcatcATGCTCAGACACAAGACGATCGGttacagggttttgtattttccTTGGTGATTCATTAAtctcttggaaatcaaagaaacaagctACTGTGTCAAGATCTTCAGCTGAGGCAGAGTATAGAGCTATGGCTGTAGCAacttgtgaaattgtgtggattCTTTATTTGCTAAAAGATTTGCAGATTAAACATGATAGAGAAGCAATATTGTTTTGTGATAGTCAATCAGCCTTGCATATAGGATCCAATCCAGTTTTTCATGAAAGGACCAAACATATAGAGGTTGATTGTCACATTGTAAGGGACAAGGTCTTGGCTAAAGTAATCAAACTAAATCATGTGAGAACTCATTGTCAATTGGTAGATTTATTAACCAAGGCATTGGGTTACAAACAATTTTTAGAATTGTTATCCAAGATGGGACTGATTAACATTTGTTCTTTATCaatccatcttgagggggagtataAAAATCAGCCTAAGTTTAACAACAACAGCAGAGCTTCAGCTTAA